In a genomic window of uncultured Flavobacterium sp.:
- a CDS encoding OmpA family protein — translation MKKIYILSFVLSFTLGFAQTNLKKADALFRDYSYLDASKAYEEILQNIKNPSAQTIKNAADSYYFISDARNALKWYRKLYEVQGNNLTDIYYLRYIQTMKAVMDYDEADKITKEYLNKKGDKKEINRYVAQKAQMDSLAKTKSLYTIKNLDINTSKSDFGAAFYGDKIVFTSARDTTKFGEKLYSWNNQPFLSLYVAERNPADGSLFNETVFLPNIMTKYHEATASFDASGKTIYYSTNIVKKNKLVIDQDKVNNFQIIKGVVVDNKLDNPQKVFFDSDDYSVGHPSLSDDGVYLFFASDMPGGYGETDLYYVKIANDGTMSSPVNLGPKINTIGNEVFPFYRNGVLYFSSDGHYGWGDLDVYESNFLADGTFTTPKNLGGPINSNKDDFAFVIDKTDSYGYVSSNRAEGKGDDDIYSFTKGKPVCNQSISGMAFDRKSKLPLTDVSIMAYNSYSEILGETKTNYEGKYAVVVPCGKVVKMIAAKPNYSSDEKTVETTLENEGEIKDVNFELSNYDDLVVKKKGVEKVDVNPIYFDYDKFDITPLAIEELTKVVFIMKKFPNIRIKIESHTDSRGKDSYNLKLSDNRAKSTRDYIVSQDIDPSRIESAIGYGETRIINKCKNGVKCTEAEHLVNRRSDFIIIQK, via the coding sequence ATGAAAAAAATATATATCCTAAGTTTCGTATTGAGTTTTACATTAGGTTTTGCTCAGACGAATTTAAAGAAAGCGGATGCCTTGTTTAGAGATTATTCCTATCTGGATGCTTCAAAAGCATATGAGGAAATTCTACAAAACATAAAAAATCCATCCGCTCAAACGATAAAGAATGCTGCCGACTCGTATTATTTTATTTCAGATGCCAGAAATGCATTAAAATGGTATAGAAAATTATACGAAGTACAAGGCAACAATTTAACCGACATTTACTATTTGCGTTACATTCAAACCATGAAAGCAGTTATGGATTATGATGAAGCAGATAAAATCACAAAAGAATATCTGAATAAAAAAGGAGATAAAAAAGAGATCAATCGTTATGTTGCCCAAAAAGCACAAATGGATAGTCTCGCAAAAACAAAATCTCTTTACACCATAAAAAATTTAGATATTAATACCAGTAAATCTGATTTTGGAGCTGCTTTTTATGGAGACAAAATAGTATTTACATCTGCCAGAGACACAACAAAATTCGGTGAGAAGCTTTACAGTTGGAACAATCAGCCGTTTCTAAGTTTGTATGTAGCCGAAAGAAATCCTGCAGATGGAAGCTTGTTTAACGAAACAGTATTTCTTCCAAATATTATGACCAAGTATCATGAAGCAACTGCGAGTTTTGATGCCAGCGGAAAAACAATTTATTATTCTACCAATATTGTGAAGAAAAATAAATTGGTTATTGATCAGGACAAAGTCAATAATTTTCAGATCATAAAAGGCGTTGTAGTAGATAATAAGTTAGATAATCCGCAGAAAGTTTTCTTTGACAGTGATGATTATTCAGTTGGTCATCCTTCTTTGAGCGACGATGGAGTATATCTTTTCTTTGCATCAGATATGCCGGGAGGTTATGGTGAAACAGATTTGTATTATGTAAAAATCGCCAATGACGGCACAATGAGTTCCCCGGTAAATTTGGGACCAAAAATTAATACAATTGGTAATGAAGTTTTTCCTTTTTACCGAAACGGAGTACTTTATTTTTCTTCAGATGGACATTACGGATGGGGAGATTTAGATGTTTATGAAAGCAATTTTTTAGCAGATGGAACTTTTACAACTCCAAAAAATTTAGGAGGTCCAATAAATAGTAACAAAGACGATTTTGCTTTTGTAATTGATAAAACAGACAGTTATGGTTATGTTTCCTCAAACAGAGCCGAAGGTAAAGGAGACGATGACATCTATTCTTTCACAAAAGGGAAACCGGTTTGTAATCAAAGCATTTCAGGAATGGCATTTGACAGAAAATCAAAATTGCCACTTACAGATGTTTCCATTATGGCGTACAACTCTTATAGTGAGATTCTTGGAGAAACAAAAACCAATTATGAGGGTAAATACGCAGTCGTAGTGCCTTGCGGAAAAGTAGTTAAAATGATTGCGGCTAAGCCAAATTATAGCAGCGACGAAAAAACCGTTGAAACTACGCTGGAAAATGAAGGCGAAATTAAAGATGTAAACTTCGAACTTAGCAATTACGATGATTTAGTAGTTAAGAAAAAAGGAGTTGAAAAAGTGGATGTTAACCCAATTTATTTTGATTATGATAAGTTTGATATTACGCCATTGGCAATTGAAGAATTGACGAAAGTGGTTTTTATCATGAAGAAATTTCCAAACATCAGAATCAAGATAGAATCACACACAGATTCTCGCGGGAAAGACTCTTATAATTTAAAATTGTCTGATAACAGAGCCAAATCGACTCGCGATTATATCGTTTCGCAGGATATCGATCCTTCAAGAATAGAAAGCGCGATAGGTTATGGTGAAACCCGAATAATTAATAAATGTAAAAATGGCGTAAAATGTACCGAAGCCGAACATTTAGTAAACAGACGCTCAGACTTCATTATTATCCAGAAATAG